A region of the Acinetobacter defluvii genome:
CACCAAGCAATGATGTAATCATTTGGCGATAAAGTTTCGACAATAATTGTAACTGTTCTGGATTAAAATCCCTACCCTTTTCATAATTTGCCATACTTAAAATCTGCTCACCGGTTAAGGTTGCAGATGAGGTATGCGAAACAGGTATAAAACCATCAGACAATTGAAATTGATAACGTTGTGTTGCGCTGATCTGTTGTTGCTGTGCATCTGCCTCATAGTCCAACGGATAACCTAATTCTTCTAATAGCGCATATTCAAACTGACGTAAAACTTGCTTTAAAAATACGTTAGGATTGGCATGCTCTGCTAAGTTTTGTAAATGTTCTAAAGTAAAATGATATTGTTGAAAAGTTTGTGGCATCGCTTCTTCTAAGGGACACAACCTTAAAAGAATTTCATTTAAATAAAAACCTGAAAAAAAAGCATCCCCATAAAAAAATACAGGTTGATTGAGTATTTCTAATTTTGAAAAATTCTTCAGCTCACTCTTACCTGTGGCTTGTAAAGTAATCGGCTGGTATTGTGGTGGCGGATTTTGTCTTAAAATTCCATCGACACGCCCATATTCTTGTGTAAATAAATGCACAATATGACTGCGTTCTCGGTATTTTCGATGGTGGATCAAATAACCATGCAAGACTTCATTTCGCATCTTGCCGAACTAATCATCCTTATTTTTTTTATTATCTTCGTCATCACCATCAGGAATGACCGCACCTACCACGGCAGCGGTGCCCTTGACGACCCCTTTTGTAGTTTTATAAGCAACTTTGACAGGAACCGTAACGAGTTTATGTACGCAGCCTTGTAAAAAGAGAATACAGGTCACAATTGCTAAAACTTTCATCATTACGGTTCTATCCTTTTTCTAAGATCAGCGTTTAAATATCGCTATAACCTAAACTCTTCAATGCACGTTCATCATCAGACCATCCCCCTTTGACTTTCACCCAAAGCGTTAGCATGATTTTTTGTTCGAACATTTTTTCCATATCGACACGTGCATCCATCCCGATTTTTTTCAGCTTAGCACCTTTTTCACCAATCACGATGGCTTTTTGACCTGAACGGTCTACAAAAATTGTGGCATCAATATAAGTACATGCTGCTTTTGGGCGACCTGTTTTTGGGTTTACCGTCGCTTCTTCAGTTTTAAATGACTCAATTTGTACCGTTAAATCATAAGGCAATTCCTCACCTAACTGACGCATAATTTTCTCACGAATTATTTCACTCGCAAGAAAACGTTCAGAACGGTCAGTTACTTGATCCAAAGAATAAAGTGGTGGTTGGAACGGTAAATATTTTTCAATTGCATCCCGCAAATGATCTAAATTTGCCCCACGTAATGCTGAAACAGGAACAATTTCAGCAAAATTCATCAACTTAGCACGTTCTTCGATCAACGGTAAAATCTGACGTTTATTCTCTAAAGTATCAATTTTATTGATAATAAGAACCACTGGCATTTCAGCATTTTTCAGCTTTTCTAAGACCAACTCGTCATTCTGTGTCCATTTTTGTGCATCCACAACAAATAACACCAGATTAACGTCACGTAACGCCGAGTTTGCAGCTTTATTCATCATTTTATTGATGGCACGCACTTCTTTTTTGTGCATCCCTGGCGTATCCACAAAAACCGCTTGTGACGTTTCACGACTATCTATACCAATGATTTTATGACGAGTCGTTTGCGGTTTACGCGAGGTAATCGACAACTTTTGACCAAGTAAATG
Encoded here:
- the recO gene encoding DNA repair protein RecO, coding for MRNEVLHGYLIHHRKYRERSHIVHLFTQEYGRVDGILRQNPPPQYQPITLQATGKSELKNFSKLEILNQPVFFYGDAFFSGFYLNEILLRLCPLEEAMPQTFQQYHFTLEHLQNLAEHANPNVFLKQVLRQFEYALLEELGYPLDYEADAQQQQISATQRYQFQLSDGFIPVSHTSSATLTGEQILSMANYEKGRDFNPEQLQLLSKLYRQMITSLLGDRPLKSRQLWIQNSQSKTLNR
- a CDS encoding NF038104 family lipoprotein codes for the protein MMKVLAIVTCILFLQGCVHKLVTVPVKVAYKTTKGVVKGTAAVVGAVIPDGDDEDNKKNKDD
- the era gene encoding GTPase Era translates to MNTHSDHVDADHEPDDNGNDLINQFFIAQGTEIPADYKSGFVAIVGRPNVGKSTLMNHLLGQKLSITSRKPQTTRHKIIGIDSRETSQAVFVDTPGMHKKEVRAINKMMNKAANSALRDVNLVLFVVDAQKWTQNDELVLEKLKNAEMPVVLIINKIDTLENKRQILPLIEERAKLMNFAEIVPVSALRGANLDHLRDAIEKYLPFQPPLYSLDQVTDRSERFLASEIIREKIMRQLGEELPYDLTVQIESFKTEEATVNPKTGRPKAACTYIDATIFVDRSGQKAIVIGEKGAKLKKIGMDARVDMEKMFEQKIMLTLWVKVKGGWSDDERALKSLGYSDI